The following coding sequences lie in one Thermomicrobium sp. 4228-Ro genomic window:
- a CDS encoding aquaporin, producing the protein MWGFLPAERVGGDVLAQSAGGFFGAIRVWVACWLHSDEATDPEVKRGVFCTRPAIRQWPASLFAEFLGTAVLGACVTALVRGFVEPGAAPWWVGGLMLVVGLALGGTTGFASKLACDLAPRLA; encoded by the coding sequence ATGTGGGGATTCCTTCCAGCAGAACGCGTGGGAGGAGACGTTCTCGCTCAGTCTGCCGGCGGTTTTTTTGGGGCGATACGAGTCTGGGTGGCGTGCTGGCTGCACTCGGACGAGGCGACCGACCCTGAGGTGAAGCGAGGTGTGTTCTGCACGCGCCCGGCGATTCGACAGTGGCCGGCGAGTCTGTTCGCCGAGTTTCTCGGAACCGCGGTGCTAGGAGCTTGCGTGACGGCGCTCGTGCGCGGTTTCGTCGAGCCAGGAGCGGCACCGTGGTGGGTCGGCGGACTCATGCTCGTCGTCGGACTGGCGCTCGGCGGTACCACCGGCTTCGCCTCGAAGCTGGCATGCGATCTCGCACCCCGGCTGGCCTAA